A section of the Papaver somniferum cultivar HN1 unplaced genomic scaffold, ASM357369v1 unplaced-scaffold_32, whole genome shotgun sequence genome encodes:
- the LOC113341858 gene encoding zinc finger BED domain-containing protein RICESLEEPER 2-like, which translates to MITISTRGESEQSEHHVETIPSSPMDDDHGETAEANITGDCDNGEGEIAIVSGKKRSIMWNHFEKKKIKGEDKTVCKYCHKPLGGKNTNGTKHLHAHMKRCPRRKQQDIRQSIITPSKKSDGRSQLNTYSFDQSFARKEFAYMIIIHEYPLSIVEHAGFRRYSNALQPLFKVVSRITIKRDILKIYDEEKTKTMEVLQKHQGKIALTTDMWTSKQKKGYMVITDHFIVESWILQSRIIRFMYVPCPHTVEVLSAALMECLLDWNIDGKVSTLTVDNCSTNDLMIQLLLEKLSSNLLSGGDTFHMCCCAHILALIVKKGLEGIKGAIELIRNSVAYWKATPKRVEKFEEATRQLNISSINKLVLDCETRWNSTYLMLNTAIKYRKVFARLKQREPQYDCLPDDEDWLLAKEMCDKLKIFYTFTEKFSGVKYPTTNLFFPSFCDIKLSLNEWKKSKVGVIKEMAYEMIEKFEEYWFVINGVMAVAIMLYPRFKMKLIEFYFPQIYGKAFSKIEIDRVRDLCVDLAKEYELKVKFAETSVSQNDLSFTSEMHGFNDDVDPLEKFDMFVSNTAPTSTVKSELTNYLEEDLLPRIGNFDILAWWKTNGIKYPVLQCMYQR; encoded by the exons ATGATAACTATATCCACACGAGGTGAATCCGAACAGTCTGAACACCATGTCGAGACAATTCCAAGTTCTCCAATGGATGATGACCATGGTGAAACTGCCGAGGCAAACATTACAGGTGATTGTGATAATGGCGAAGGTGAAATTGCTatagtttcagggaagaaaagatCCATAATGTGGAaccactttgaaaagaaaaagataaaagggGAAGACAAAACAGTTTGCAAATATTGTCATAAACCATTAGGAGGAAAAAACACAAATGGGACTAAGCATCTACACGCACACATGAAAAGATGTCCTCGACGTAAACAACAAGACATAAGACAATCAATAATCACTCCGAGTAAAAAAAGTGACGGAAGAAGTCAGCTTAACACGTACAGTTTTGATCAATCGTTCGCTAGGAAGGAATTTGCTTATATGATAATCATACACGAGTATCCGCTTTCCATCGTTGAACATGCCGGATTTAGACGATATTCAAATGCGCTTCAACCGTTGTTTAAGGTGGTATCTCGGATCACAATTAAAAGGGATATCCTTAAAATCtatgatgaagaaaaaactaaaacaatgGAGGTGCTACAAAAACATCAAGGTAAAATTGCGTTGACTACTGATATGTGGACTAGTAAGCAAAAGAAAGGATACATGGTTATTACGGATCATTTCATCGTTGAATCGTGGATCTTGCAAAGCCGAATTATCAG gTTTATGTATGTGCCATGTCCGCACACGGTTGAAGTCCTGTCAGCCGCATTGATGGAGTGTCTGCTAGACTGGAATATCGATGGTAAAGTATCCACTCTTACTGTAGATAATTGTTCCACTAATGATCTTATGATCCAACTTCTCCTAGAAAAGTTATCAAGTAACTTACTGTCGGGTGGAGATACTTTTCATATGTGTTGTTGTGCACACATATTAGCTCTTATAGTCAAGAAAGGATTAGAGGGGATCAAGGGAGCAATCGAATTGATTCGTAATAGTGTTGCTTACTGGAAAGCAACACCAAAACGAGTTGAGAAATTTGAAGAGGCCACCCGCCAACTAAATATTTCGAGTATAAATAAGTTAGTTCTTGATTGTGAGACAAGATGGAACTCAACATACCTGATGCTTAATACTGCTATTAAGTATCGGAAGGTTTTTGCTCGACTAAAGCAACGTGAGCCACAATATGATTGTTTGCCAGATGATGAAGATTGGTTGTTGGCAAAAGAAATGTGCGACAAACTTAAGATATTTTATACCTTCACAGAGAAGTTTTCCGGAGTAAAATATCCTACCACCAaccttttctttccaagtttttgtGATATTAAATTGTCATTAAATGAGTGGAAAAAATCTAAAGTTGGTGTGATTAAGGAAATGGCATATGAAATGATAGAGAAGTTTGAAGAGTATTGGTTTGTGATCAATGGAGTAATGGCCGTAGCAATTATGTTATATCCAAGGTTTAAGATGAAATTAATTGAGTTTTATTTTCCACAAATTTATGGTAAAGCTTTTTCAAAAATCGAAATTGATCGAGTACGCGATTTATGCGTTGATTTGGCGAAGGAGTATGAACTGAAAGTAAAATTTGCTGAAACATCTGTTAGCCAAAATGATTTGTCTTTCACTTCAGAGATGCATGGTTTTAACGATGACGTAGATCCTTTGGAAAAGTTTGATATGTTTGTCTCTAATACTGCTCCTACTAGTACTGTTAAGTCAGAATTAACCAATTACTTAGAAGAAGATCTTTTACCTAGGATTGGTAATTTTGACATACTAGCATGGTGGAAGACAAATGGGATTAAATATCCAGTCTTGCAGTGTATG TACCAGAGGTAG